ACATGAGCCCATGAGTGCTTGGGGGTGTacacaacccccaccccctcaacTATGGCTTCTGGATACCTCTTGTCCTATTAAAAAGTGCAGCTGGAATTTTCTGTACTCTTCTCTGCTCAATTCGTTCCATTCCATACCCACTACTCCACCCTCCATTACTCCCCACACTCTAACTCAGTGTGAGTGTAGATCTAGGGGCTCCAGAGCAGAGGTCTAACCTGAGAGAGCTGGGACAGCAGGACAAGCTGGGACCTGGCTCAGCAATATTCACAGAGGTTGGAGCTCCTTGCAGGGTGTAACTCGCACTACCCTTCCCTCTGTATCTTGGGGCAGAAGTCCTCTCCCTCTGGAGAATACCCCAACATGTGCACACATACTACACACACTCAGTGATGCATTCATGCTACTCACACCCATAACTACTACATGCACTCACAGACACCCAGAAAGGGACATACAGTCACTCAAAAACTCATACTTACACATATGCACACTCTTCCATGCTTTCTAAAGCACGCACATCCAACCTACAGCTAGATCTGCTCCTGATACAGCCCATGTGGAAGCAACCTTCCTGGCTGCATTCTGTCGACACAGCATTACAAGGACAATGCTTTAGGATCGAGAAGCATGGTATGGGAAGAGGGTAAAGTAGCATCCATCCCCTTAGGTGGAGACCATAAGGAGGAGCTCAGAGAGGAGGCTGCTCTGGAAGGGGAGAATCCTTGCTGCTTTGATCTTTaggccctctccttccctttctccatgtCTATTGTTTCTTTCTGCATATGTTTTCCTAGAATATTTCTTCAATCCATCTCTGATATTTTCTCAATctatcttctcttcctcctttctgtcttGTTCTTTTCCATATTCagtatctttattttctcatagtctgTATTTTGATCATCAATAAGTAACttcatataaagataaaaattggaACATCTTACATGTGGTAGACATTGACCAGGgtaattaaattttcaaattctttcatataaatgaaatttacaGTTTGTATTTTTGCTGTATTTAATGAACTTCAGAACAAAATCTCTAGATAGGACCCTCCTGATCTGACTTTATAGCAAATGCAGATTAGACCAGGGTGTGGTACCTACCTGCTCTATCCTAGAATCCAGGATGCGCACCAACCTGTAGGCCTTCGTGTCATTGCTCTGCAAGTTGAATACATGTAAGGCATACTCCACGGTAGCAGAGAGGAAGATCTCCATGGTTTTCTGGTCATTATTATCTACTTCCTCTCCAGATCTTGACCCATGAGTCACTAGGAATGGGGAACCTAAGAGAAACAGCAGCAAGGTCGCAGACAGAGCCCACCTACACTGCCAGCGTGGCATGGCTACAGGCATCTGGGCACTCATGGCCTTTGCTTTCCCAGCTCAGGTTCCAATCAGAAGCTCCCTAGGCATTGGTCCAGTACATTGGCTTCATAACAACTCCCTCTGGATTTCCTATCTACTATTACACACTGTCCCTTCCCACATTTCACCCTGCCTTCCCCATCCCAAGCTGCAAAATTGTCTTGTGTccagagagagggacaaaccCAGGCAGGGTGGGTTGGAAAGAACCAGCAATGGGAGGCAGAGGTCCTCTGTAGCTGAGTCCCAGCCACAACATCCCCCTCAGCTCCTCACTGGGCAGAAACTTCATTTGGATGCCCCAGAATCAAAGGCTGATACAAGGACATAAGAGCAAGGGGTAGAAATGGAAGATGACCCCAGGACACAGCAGTAGGGTGAGGGCCACTGAGACAAGGACAGATCCAAAAGAGGATGAGTGGCCAAGAGCCAGCTTTGATGGGGACAGAGGCAACCTGCCCAGGGAAAAATGGGTATCTTTGGAAGGAAGGAACATTGAGCTCTTGATGGGGTCAGTTATCTGTATCCCCCTCATGTCCCCAGCTCCCCTAGAGTAGTGGAGTTGACAAGGCTCACTGGATCCGAGGATGATGCCAGGCTAGGAGAATTCAAGTTCCTGGAACCAGAAGCTTCCAGCTGAGCTCGCTGTATCTCCCTTTGCACTTCTCAGCCTCTGGATATGCTGTCATGTGCTCAGCCTGGGGGCCTAGATGCATGATGTAAGCACTCACTCTCCAAAGGTGTTGCAGCAAAAGTGACCCTTGACACACACTGAGCCTATAGATCCCTTTGTAGGAATTTGCTCTAGAAGAGAGAAGGTGGagtgagggagaaacagacacagagcaGTAAACCACTGAGCTCCCAGGGTTGGCTGAGCTGTGCATCAGTGCCCTCTCGTGGCAGAGGTCCTGAAGACTCAGCGGACACAATTTCCTGTATGCAGAGTCTGGGTTCTGGAGAAGGACCCTCACAGCCTCCATCTGGAGCAGCCGATGGGACTCTGGAAGGACTAAAGAGCACATTCTTCCAAACAAGGCTTCAACTCTGTGCCTGTGAAAGGTTTCagcctttgcctgctgctccttGTGAACT
The Vulpes vulpes isolate BD-2025 chromosome 2, VulVul3, whole genome shotgun sequence genome window above contains:
- the LOC112912826 gene encoding cystatin-9-like — its product is MSAQMPVAMPRWQCRWALSATLLLFLLGSPFLVTHGSRSGEEVDNNDQKTMEIFLSATVEYALHVFNLQSNDTKAYRLVRILDSRIEQEKKMMAFSMELQLKRTRCGKFDEDIDNCPFQSSSGQNNIITCFFTISTDPWNTIFELWNKTCLEGGSLS